The proteins below come from a single Oscillospiraceae bacterium genomic window:
- a CDS encoding excisionase codes for MNYTLMHKNVEVVDIRIDESAVAITNIGTVHSPEHIPLGVQSLKGGIDREELNDWLRSRSIPASRSGIRELYTRLGRSSTEHLILKCHALSLSDHYWVCPKNSGLLWAEINFFQNDFSKDVGEILFGHEPADRNKINLMSPDNTSVGWLKKRWIIVDGKRALIKGGNDPWKQEPYNEVIASEIMRRLGIVHVPYSLIFDGGESLSLCENFLSADTEFIPAWNVFYAKKMNDIDSDFSHLLRCCDTLGIPNTRTAIDKMLTLDCIIANEDRHYNNFGFIRNADTLEWLGFAPIFDCGTSLWHNVLDIGAQRKSQPFQETHEEQIKLVADLSWFNIEALEGIEQEISAIFSQSPLVDENRSNAISKAVLDRAKMLEQ; via the coding sequence ATGAACTACACATTAATGCACAAAAATGTCGAGGTTGTAGACATTAGGATCGATGAATCGGCGGTCGCCATAACGAACATAGGCACAGTTCATAGTCCGGAACATATACCGCTCGGGGTCCAGTCGTTAAAAGGCGGTATTGACCGCGAGGAACTAAACGATTGGCTGAGGAGTCGTTCTATCCCCGCAAGCCGTTCCGGCATTCGGGAGTTGTATACCCGTTTGGGCAGGAGTTCAACCGAACATCTGATTCTCAAATGCCATGCCTTGAGTTTGTCCGATCATTACTGGGTTTGTCCCAAGAATTCAGGACTTCTTTGGGCGGAAATCAACTTTTTTCAGAACGATTTTTCAAAGGATGTTGGCGAAATACTTTTCGGACATGAACCCGCCGATAGAAACAAGATAAATTTGATGTCGCCCGACAATACATCGGTCGGTTGGTTGAAGAAAAGATGGATTATTGTCGACGGAAAACGCGCGCTTATTAAAGGCGGAAATGATCCTTGGAAGCAGGAACCATATAACGAGGTTATAGCAAGCGAGATTATGCGGCGGCTGGGCATTGTCCATGTCCCTTATTCGCTGATATTCGACGGCGGTGAGTCGCTCAGTTTGTGTGAAAATTTTCTTTCTGCAGACACAGAGTTTATTCCCGCGTGGAATGTATTTTATGCAAAAAAGATGAACGATATAGATTCCGATTTTTCGCACTTATTGCGTTGCTGTGACACACTTGGCATACCCAATACACGCACGGCAATTGATAAAATGTTGACGCTTGACTGTATCATTGCGAACGAGGATAGGCACTATAACAATTTTGGATTTATTCGCAACGCGGATACGCTGGAATGGCTTGGATTTGCGCCGATATTCGACTGCGGGACGTCCCTGTGGCACAATGTCCTCGACATAGGCGCTCAGAGAAAAAGTCAGCCGTTTCAAGAAACGCACGAAGAACAAATCAAGCTTGTTGCAGACCTGAGCTGGTTCAATATTGAAGCCTTAGAGGGCATTGAGCAAGAGATTTCCGCCATATTCTCTCAGTCTCCCCTGGTTGACGAAAATCGCAGCAATGCAATTTCGAAAGCGGTGCTTGACCGCGCAAAGATGCTCGAACAGTAA
- a CDS encoding putative DNA binding domain-containing protein produces MSLYTDQELEQMLRDLESELVERKRSMKGDVPIKVRQAICTFANDLPDHKKSGVIFVGANDDGSPFNLPITDTLLRNLGDMKTDGNILPIPVMSVEKRHLNGADMAVITVMPSDMPPVKYDGRIHIRVGSRRALASEQDERVLIEKRHHNMLPYDLTPVYEAKLGDLSRAVFEDEYLPSAFAEDVLAENGRSYEERLSSCRMIVSPDDPTPTLVGILALGKEPRRFIPGAYIQFLRIDGTEHADPVIDEAMVKGRLSQLIELITYKLVAHNRTAVDVTSGMRHKFTSDYSIPAIQQILYNAVMHRTYEKTNAPVRVYWFNDRVVINSPGGPYGNVTIENFGRSGIADYRNPNIADVFKVFGFVQGYGRGIDIAKMECRKIGRPEPIFEVNQSVVVCTFKMQLSES; encoded by the coding sequence ATGTCACTTTATACAGATCAAGAGTTGGAACAAATGCTTAGAGATTTAGAGTCGGAACTTGTTGAACGAAAACGCTCTATGAAAGGCGACGTGCCGATTAAAGTGCGTCAAGCAATCTGCACGTTTGCAAATGATTTGCCTGACCATAAGAAGTCGGGAGTTATCTTCGTTGGTGCCAATGATGATGGTTCTCCATTTAATCTTCCAATAACTGACACACTCCTACGAAACCTCGGTGATATGAAAACGGATGGCAATATTCTTCCAATTCCGGTTATGTCGGTCGAGAAACGACATCTAAATGGGGCAGATATGGCTGTAATCACGGTTATGCCATCTGATATGCCGCCGGTAAAATATGACGGGCGAATTCACATCAGAGTTGGTTCGCGCCGCGCTTTGGCAAGTGAGCAGGACGAGCGAGTGCTGATTGAAAAGCGGCATCATAATATGCTGCCGTACGATTTGACTCCGGTCTATGAAGCAAAGCTTGGCGACCTTTCCCGTGCAGTGTTTGAAGATGAGTATTTGCCGTCGGCGTTTGCTGAAGATGTACTGGCGGAGAACGGCCGCTCCTACGAGGAGCGGCTTTCATCATGCAGAATGATTGTTTCTCCGGACGATCCGACGCCGACACTTGTGGGTATTTTAGCCTTAGGCAAAGAGCCACGACGGTTTATTCCAGGTGCGTATATTCAATTCCTACGGATTGATGGAACGGAACACGCTGATCCAGTGATTGATGAGGCCATGGTTAAGGGGCGACTGTCACAGTTAATTGAGTTAATCACTTACAAACTGGTGGCTCACAACCGCACTGCGGTAGACGTCACTTCCGGCATGCGCCACAAGTTTACAAGCGACTATTCGATTCCGGCAATTCAGCAAATCCTCTACAATGCCGTTATGCACAGAACGTATGAAAAAACCAATGCCCCAGTTCGTGTTTACTGGTTCAATGACCGGGTTGTGATTAACAGCCCCGGAGGTCCCTATGGAAATGTTACAATCGAAAATTTCGGGAGATCAGGAATTGCAGATTACCGCAACCCCAATATTGCCGACGTATTTAAGGTTTTTGGTTTTGTTCAAGGTTATGGACGAGGAATTGATATTGCTAAGATGGAGTGCCGCAAAATCGGCAGGCCGGAGCCGATTTTTGAGGTTAACCAAAGTGTTGTTGTCTGCACATTCAAAATGCAGTTGTCGGAAAGTTGA